Proteins found in one Pseudochaenichthys georgianus chromosome 13, fPseGeo1.2, whole genome shotgun sequence genomic segment:
- the LOC117457719 gene encoding complement C1q-like protein 2 → MSASLAEQRVETRHLQRENEAQAAKLRELELQKTEMDTLKLQQQAQTAKLELQKTELEKQKIEGEKQKTELEKQKIEGEKQKTELEKQKTELEKQKIEGEKQKQQLQVQAAEMITVKARSNVTENQVGALKRDGEVKQVAFSASLLASGSGTIGPFNTETNLVFAYVFSNIGNAYNPNTGFFIAPVRGAYHFELYVYGPGDPSHPSGAMLFKNGERVCIAYEQQPSGWAKSSNGVTLLLEVGDVVFLRLWENSKIYDNVNHHSTFSGHLLFTM, encoded by the exons ATGAGCGCCTCTTTGGCTGAACAGAGGGTGGAGACGAGGCACCTTCAGAGAGAGAATGAAG CACAGGCAGCTAAGCTGAGAGAACTGGAGTTACAGAAGACTGAGATGGACACGTTAAAGCTACAGCAACAAG CACAAACCGCTAAGCTGGAGTTACAGAAGACTGAACTGGAGAAGCAGAAGATCGAGGGGGAGAAGCAGAAGACTGAACTGGAGAAGCAGAAGATCGAGGGGGAGAAGCAGAAGACTGAACTGGAGAAGCAGAAGACTGAACTGGAGAAGCAGAAGATCGAGGGGGAGAAGCAGAAGCAACAACTTCAAG TACAAGCAGCAGAGATGATCACTGTGAAAGCCAGGTCAAATGTCACAGAAAACCAGGTGGGGGCTCTGAAGAGAGACGGAGAAG tcaaACAGGTGGCTTTCTCAGCCTCTCTGTTGGCTTCAGGCTCAGGAACTATCGGACCATTCAACACTGAGACTAATCTGGTCTTCGCATACGTCTTCTCAAACATTGGGAATGCCTACAACCCAAACACAG GTTTTTTCATTGCACCGGTGAGAGGAGCCTACCACTTTGAGTTGTACGTATACGGTCCCGGTGATCCGTCACATCCTTCTGGTGCTATGTTGTTCAAGAACGGAGAGAGAGTTTGTATTGCATATGAACAGCAGCCTTCAGGTTGGGCAAAATCTTCTAATGGTGTCACGCTGCTTCTAGAGGTCGGAGATGTTGTGTTTTTGCGTTTGTGGGAAAACTCCAAGATATATGACAATGTAAATCATCATAGCACCTTTAGTGGTCATCTACTTTTCACCATGTGA